From a single Nitrogeniibacter mangrovi genomic region:
- a CDS encoding AAA family ATPase, producing the protein MYVNSIEMENYKCFLKPQEILLAPGFNLFVGANNSGKTTALEALDLDSTISSPHRSVANLPEYGASPSPHSRLKLSLTTTLNEYRGISTTNIQIPIPNEILKNISSHGNVAARQLYDGICESPEIVIFIEIHGGNIRTAYKTCHGFSKIVNSKSNNDTICSIYMDFNPSDGTLQNAQVANSGGIERHLASIREKYRSRIYRFSAQRLPADTSSTAGDPVLQRNAGNLPYCINHLHSNDAEGHRILCNWVHRIFPSVKWIQAPPIPGNQAFQLQCLPEAPSKRRHDLAVSLDKMGSGIGNVIAILYVVLTSRFPQVIAIDEPNSFLHPKALRELLGILSQEGKQHQYILTAHSPDVLTAVSPATITMFSLNETYSVTKQVSGKDLPSLRTDLAHLGIRMTDLHGQDRVLWVEGQTEEIVIPVLLRHFCPEVAAGTAVLRVEHTGAFEKKGLSPTEVAKIYQRLTASSALVPPMVAILLDKENRKSSECKKICQESSGAIHFLERKMLENYVLHPDAISAVLTELGEPIASDTVRAELDSYSYENLASANGSEVLSNIFSKLSEARLEFRKTRDTPSLIDWLLANQPSALVDLEDFLRRLFGLPLRAH; encoded by the coding sequence ATGTACGTTAATTCCATAGAAATGGAGAATTACAAGTGTTTTTTGAAGCCACAAGAGATTCTTTTGGCGCCAGGATTTAACTTGTTTGTAGGGGCAAACAACTCGGGAAAGACAACGGCCCTTGAAGCACTCGACCTAGATTCGACTATTTCATCGCCCCACCGATCCGTTGCAAACTTGCCTGAGTACGGCGCATCTCCCTCACCCCACTCCCGGCTTAAATTATCACTTACAACAACTCTGAATGAATATCGAGGAATTTCTACAACAAATATTCAGATTCCTATTCCAAATGAGATTCTCAAAAATATTTCTAGCCATGGGAATGTTGCTGCCCGACAACTCTACGATGGAATCTGCGAATCCCCAGAGATAGTCATCTTCATAGAAATCCATGGCGGGAATATAAGGACCGCATATAAAACATGCCACGGATTTTCTAAAATCGTCAATTCAAAATCAAACAACGACACAATATGCTCGATCTATATGGACTTTAACCCTTCGGACGGGACGCTTCAAAACGCACAAGTAGCCAATTCCGGTGGAATTGAACGCCACTTAGCATCAATTCGAGAAAAATATCGATCAAGAATATACAGGTTTTCTGCACAAAGGCTGCCGGCAGATACTTCTTCCACAGCAGGCGATCCCGTACTTCAGCGCAACGCGGGAAATCTTCCCTATTGCATCAACCATCTTCATTCCAACGATGCCGAAGGCCATCGCATACTGTGCAACTGGGTACATCGAATATTTCCGTCGGTGAAATGGATTCAGGCTCCTCCCATTCCAGGAAATCAAGCATTCCAACTCCAATGCCTACCAGAAGCCCCCTCCAAGCGGCGGCACGATCTTGCAGTATCGCTGGACAAAATGGGAAGCGGAATTGGCAACGTCATCGCGATACTGTACGTCGTTCTCACCTCTAGATTTCCGCAAGTCATTGCGATCGATGAGCCCAACTCATTCCTTCACCCCAAAGCTCTTCGAGAGCTATTGGGAATACTTTCACAGGAAGGGAAACAACATCAATACATTCTCACAGCTCATTCTCCAGACGTATTGACTGCTGTTTCTCCGGCGACAATCACAATGTTCTCACTCAATGAGACATACTCAGTAACCAAACAAGTTTCAGGAAAAGACCTTCCATCGCTGCGAACTGATTTGGCGCATCTCGGAATTCGCATGACGGATTTGCATGGGCAGGATAGGGTGCTTTGGGTGGAGGGGCAGACTGAAGAAATTGTAATACCTGTGCTGCTGCGTCATTTCTGCCCAGAAGTGGCGGCAGGCACTGCAGTATTAAGAGTTGAGCACACGGGAGCGTTTGAAAAGAAAGGCCTTTCGCCAACGGAAGTCGCCAAAATCTATCAAAGGCTAACCGCGTCATCCGCACTAGTGCCGCCTATGGTCGCCATTCTATTGGACAAGGAAAATCGAAAGAGCAGTGAATGCAAGAAAATCTGCCAAGAATCGTCAGGCGCAATTCATTTTCTGGAGCGTAAGATGCTTGAAAACTATGTCTTGCATCCTGACGCAATATCAGCGGTTTTGACGGAATTAGGGGAGCCGATCGCAAGCGACACGGTCAGGGCCGAATTGGATTCATATTCGTATGAAAATTTGGCTTCTGCAAATGGATCTGAGGTGCTTTCAAATATCTTTTCAAAGTTATCTGAGGCGAGGCTAGAGTTTAGAAAAACTCGCGATACGCCCAGTTTGATTGATTGGTTGTTAGCAAATCAACCATCTGCCTTGGTTGACCTCGAAGACTTCTTGCGACGCCTGTTTGGTCTTCCACTACGAGCGCATTAG
- a CDS encoding IS110 family RNA-guided transposase — protein sequence MSSFVLGIDVSKDKLDCALQLPDGKLRHKVVSNAPEGFKRLDEWLAQRGVGQVHVCMEATGIYWEASAEYLSGREHTTVSVINPAQIKAFGASRLVRTKTDKVDASLIAQFCAERCPPPWQAPSAQEQALRAMVLRLEALQNMHRQESNRLLVARDAVREGIEAHLAWLDEQITQLVRQINDHIDNDPDMHDKRQLLESIPGVGERTVAVLLAFYADPARFGNARQAVAFAGLDPRQHESGSSVRGRSHLSKVGHAFIRKALYMPAVVTAYKTTWGGRFRQRLVRRGKHPKLIIGAMMRKLLQVAYGVLKSGKPFDPTLHET from the coding sequence ATGAGTTCTTTTGTGTTGGGTATCGATGTTTCCAAGGACAAGCTCGACTGCGCATTACAGCTGCCCGATGGCAAGCTGCGCCACAAGGTGGTGAGCAACGCGCCAGAGGGCTTCAAGCGGCTGGACGAGTGGCTCGCCCAGCGCGGCGTTGGCCAAGTGCACGTATGCATGGAAGCGACCGGCATCTACTGGGAAGCTTCGGCAGAGTACTTGTCTGGTCGCGAGCACACGACTGTCAGCGTCATCAATCCAGCCCAGATCAAGGCGTTCGGTGCATCGAGATTGGTGCGCACCAAGACCGACAAGGTCGATGCTTCGTTGATCGCCCAGTTCTGCGCCGAGCGTTGCCCGCCACCCTGGCAAGCACCGAGTGCCCAAGAGCAGGCGCTTCGCGCCATGGTGCTGCGCCTGGAGGCGTTGCAGAACATGCATCGGCAGGAGAGCAACCGTTTGCTGGTCGCCCGCGATGCCGTGCGCGAGGGCATCGAAGCGCATCTGGCCTGGCTTGATGAACAGATTACCCAGTTGGTGCGCCAGATCAACGATCACATCGACAATGATCCGGACATGCATGACAAACGACAGTTGCTCGAATCCATTCCCGGTGTGGGCGAGCGCACGGTCGCGGTCTTGCTTGCTTTCTATGCCGATCCGGCGCGCTTTGGCAATGCGCGCCAGGCCGTTGCATTTGCCGGGCTCGATCCGCGCCAGCACGAATCCGGTTCGAGCGTCAGAGGACGTTCGCATCTGTCCAAGGTCGGCCATGCGTTCATCCGCAAGGCCTTATACATGCCAGCGGTTGTGACCGCGTACAAAACGACATGGGGTGGCCGATTCCGCCAACGCCTCGTGCGGCGCGGGAAGCATCCGAAGCTGATCATCGGGGCGATGATGCGAAAACTGCTTCAGGTGGCCTATGGTGTGCTCAAGTCGGGCAAGCCGTTCGACCCGACGCTTCACGAGACTTGA
- a CDS encoding alkaline phosphatase D family protein, with product MAFDSQMSRRRFIRTLGAGAVAGAALSSVPALASHRRAPVSLRNFTHGVASGDPLPHAVILWTRLSPVGRRGQVPVFWEVAADRAFRHVLRRGVARTDAGRDFTVKVDVDGLPAGRRFFYRFRSGRAVSPVGVTRTLPRGAVDEVRLAVFSCANYPAGFFHAYGEAARRRDLFASVHLGDYLYEYGRGGYASEDAALLDREVDPEGELLALDDYRRRYAQYRSDPDCQALHAAMPMIAVWDDHEIANDTWKGGAENHNPGEGDFAVRRAAAIRAYHEWMPIRVSDPRRPERIYRSFRFGNLLSLHMLDTRVIARDRQLDYAGYLGNGGFDAAAFAADMADPARQLMGTEQRAWLQGQMAASSATWQVLGQQVLMGRMHIPAPVALQSISFGDYSALLYKAQTAPGTLTPAEQAVLAQPAIPYNLDAWDGYAVAREVVLGMARALDKNLVVLAGDTHNAWASDLADAQGNAVGVEFATASVSSPGLEAYFPNEDPAAVAAGLTRLIGPLRYANTADRGYMVLTATAEACTAQWHYVSTIKSADYAAIDGPVWATLPGAGNRRLFAV from the coding sequence ATGGCCTTCGATTCGCAGATGTCCCGTCGTCGTTTCATCCGGACCCTCGGGGCCGGCGCTGTGGCCGGTGCGGCGCTCTCGAGCGTGCCGGCGCTGGCGTCGCATCGGCGTGCGCCGGTGTCGCTGCGCAATTTCACCCATGGCGTCGCCAGCGGAGATCCGCTGCCGCATGCGGTGATCTTGTGGACGCGCCTGAGCCCGGTCGGGCGGCGCGGGCAGGTGCCGGTGTTCTGGGAGGTGGCGGCCGATCGGGCGTTTCGCCATGTGCTGCGCCGGGGGGTGGCGCGCACCGATGCGGGGCGCGATTTCACCGTCAAGGTGGATGTGGACGGGCTGCCCGCGGGGCGGCGTTTCTTCTACCGCTTCCGCTCCGGCCGGGCGGTGTCGCCGGTGGGTGTGACCCGGACGCTGCCGCGCGGGGCGGTCGACGAGGTGCGTCTGGCGGTGTTTTCCTGTGCCAACTATCCGGCCGGATTCTTCCATGCCTATGGCGAGGCGGCGCGCCGGCGCGATCTGTTCGCCTCGGTGCATCTGGGCGACTACCTCTATGAATACGGCCGCGGCGGCTACGCGTCGGAAGATGCGGCGCTGCTCGACCGCGAGGTCGATCCGGAAGGCGAGCTGCTCGCTCTCGACGATTACCGCAGGCGCTACGCCCAGTACCGCAGCGATCCGGACTGCCAGGCCCTGCATGCGGCGATGCCAATGATCGCGGTGTGGGACGATCACGAGATCGCCAACGACACCTGGAAGGGCGGGGCCGAGAACCACAATCCGGGCGAGGGCGACTTCGCCGTGCGCCGGGCCGCGGCGATCCGGGCCTATCACGAGTGGATGCCGATCCGGGTGAGCGATCCGCGCCGGCCGGAGCGCATCTACCGCAGCTTCCGCTTCGGCAATCTGCTCTCGCTGCACATGCTCGACACCCGCGTCATCGCCCGCGACAGGCAGCTGGACTATGCCGGCTACCTGGGCAACGGCGGTTTCGACGCCGCCGCCTTCGCGGCCGACATGGCCGACCCGGCCCGCCAGCTGATGGGCACCGAGCAGCGCGCCTGGCTGCAGGGGCAGATGGCGGCGTCGTCGGCCACCTGGCAGGTGCTCGGCCAGCAGGTGCTGATGGGGCGCATGCACATCCCCGCGCCAGTGGCGCTGCAGTCGATCAGCTTCGGCGACTATTCGGCGTTGCTGTACAAGGCGCAGACTGCGCCGGGCACGCTCACCCCGGCCGAGCAGGCCGTCCTCGCGCAGCCGGCCATTCCCTACAACCTGGACGCCTGGGACGGCTACGCGGTGGCGCGCGAGGTGGTGCTGGGCATGGCGCGGGCGCTGGACAAGAACCTGGTGGTGCTCGCCGGTGACACCCACAACGCCTGGGCCAGCGACCTGGCCGATGCGCAGGGCAACGCGGTGGGGGTGGAGTTCGCCACCGCGTCGGTTTCGTCGCCGGGCCTGGAGGCTTATTTCCCCAACGAGGATCCGGCGGCGGTGGCGGCCGGGCTGACCCGGCTCATCGGGCCCCTGCGCTACGCCAACACGGCCGATCGCGGCTACATGGTGCTCACCGCCACCGCCGAGGCGTGCACGGCCCAGTGGCACTATGTGAGCACCATCAAGTCGGCCGACTATGCGGCCATCGACGGGCCGGTGTGGGCGACCCTGCCGGGCGCCGGCAACCGGCGCCTGTTCGCGGTCTGA
- a CDS encoding TRAP transporter large permease has protein sequence MNAAATRHPSGAMGKAGTILLILTCAAMLFVCAVELINVLFYDPYGDEHFLFTTAGMLGDMNIEELTYIMFGSLLVLLMLGLPLAFVTGGLGVVFVYLIGGQVMVNIIPSRIFPMMTNSDLAAIPLFIFMASMLERAGLIEEMFDVIYQWMGGLRGGLAAATIIASTILAAMVGVIGAAVVTMGIIALPAMLKRNYDPQIAIGSIMAGGTLGILIPPSILAILYAVVAQQSVGELYLGSLVPGLMLSGMYVAYVLIRTWLRPSMGPAVPVEERITLGAKFRLLLKLIAPLILVVLVLGLLFAGIATPVEAAGIGSFGAIIVAIMHGRFDLVALKEASVSTVKASAMVLWIIFGASIFVGFYILQGGQEFISDAILGTGLSPYGILFLMMVLLVILGMFLDWVGILLLAVPIFVPIIKSLTFDGLFGMPPVPGDKVALWFGVIYLVNMQMSFLSPPFGYALFYIRGVAPESISMATIFKSSLVFLGLQALGLLLCILIPGIVTWLPSLVYN, from the coding sequence ATGAATGCCGCTGCGACCCGCCATCCGTCCGGCGCCATGGGCAAGGCCGGCACCATCCTGCTGATCCTGACCTGCGCCGCCATGCTCTTCGTGTGCGCCGTGGAACTGATCAACGTGCTCTTCTACGACCCCTACGGCGACGAGCACTTCCTGTTCACCACCGCCGGCATGCTCGGCGACATGAACATCGAAGAGCTCACCTACATCATGTTCGGCTCGCTGCTGGTGCTGCTCATGCTGGGCCTGCCGCTGGCCTTCGTGACCGGCGGCCTCGGGGTGGTGTTCGTCTACCTCATCGGCGGGCAGGTGATGGTCAACATCATCCCCTCGCGCATCTTCCCGATGATGACCAACTCCGACCTCGCGGCCATCCCGCTGTTCATCTTCATGGCTTCGATGCTCGAACGGGCGGGGCTCATCGAGGAGATGTTCGACGTCATCTACCAGTGGATGGGCGGCCTGCGCGGCGGCCTGGCGGCGGCCACCATCATCGCCTCGACCATCCTCGCCGCCATGGTGGGGGTGATCGGCGCGGCGGTGGTGACCATGGGCATCATCGCCCTGCCCGCCATGCTCAAGCGCAACTACGACCCGCAGATCGCCATCGGTTCGATCATGGCCGGCGGCACCCTGGGCATCCTGATCCCACCGTCGATCCTCGCCATCCTCTACGCGGTGGTGGCGCAGCAATCGGTGGGCGAGCTCTACCTCGGGTCGCTGGTGCCGGGCCTGATGCTCTCGGGCATGTACGTGGCCTACGTGCTGATCCGCACCTGGCTGCGGCCCTCCATGGGGCCGGCGGTGCCGGTGGAGGAGCGCATCACCCTGGGAGCCAAGTTCCGCCTGCTGCTCAAGCTGATCGCGCCGCTGATCCTGGTGGTGCTGGTGCTCGGCCTGCTGTTCGCCGGCATCGCCACCCCGGTGGAAGCGGCCGGCATCGGCTCCTTCGGCGCCATCATCGTCGCCATCATGCACGGGCGCTTCGACCTGGTGGCCCTCAAGGAAGCCTCGGTGAGCACGGTCAAGGCCTCGGCCATGGTGCTGTGGATCATCTTCGGCGCCTCCATCTTCGTGGGCTTCTACATCCTCCAGGGCGGGCAGGAATTCATCAGCGACGCCATCCTCGGCACGGGTCTTTCGCCCTACGGCATCCTGTTCCTGATGATGGTGCTGCTGGTGATCCTGGGCATGTTCCTGGACTGGGTCGGCATCCTCCTGCTGGCGGTGCCGATCTTCGTGCCCATCATCAAGTCGCTCACCTTCGACGGCCTGTTCGGCATGCCCCCGGTGCCCGGCGACAAGGTGGCCCTGTGGTTCGGGGTGATCTACCTGGTGAACATGCAGATGAGCTTCCTGAGCCCGCCGTTCGGCTACGCCCTGTTCTACATCCGCGGCGTGGCCCCCGAGTCGATCAGCATGGCCACCATCTTCAAGTCCTCGCTGGTGTTCCTCGGCCTGCAGGCGCTGGGGCTGCTGCTGTGCATCCTGATTCCGGGCATCGTCACCTGGCTGCCCAGCCTGGTGTACAACTGA
- the dctP gene encoding TRAP transporter substrate-binding protein DctP has protein sequence MSKTTTQHAQSVDTAGNRRGFLKKTAIIGGAAITGAPFIGNAEAAKGKTWKVQSTWDAGTTGYALFEEWCHGFKEASGGELSIQPFGAKAVAADNNALFESVRTGVLDGMNPFTLYWSGKMPASVFLSSYPVGPDQPAQWDTMFYGLGLLEMTRKIYAKFGLVYVGPIQHDANIIHSKKPVTSVADFKGLKLRVPGGMVSEVFQEFGASTVSLPGSDIFPALEKGTIDAADYVGPAVNWDLGFAQVTKYILFGPPGLMSVYQPVDLMDLTVNMRAWKGLSPQMQRLVEDRVKTYSVKHYVSIQKRNVEALVKFEKAGSVINRLSEADLQAFRKAAIPIWFKWAKKDADATAVFKLQLDYMMNPIMGYVDAADIKGLSL, from the coding sequence GTGAGCAAGACAACCACGCAACACGCGCAGTCTGTAGACACAGCCGGCAACCGGCGAGGCTTCCTCAAGAAAACCGCGATCATCGGCGGCGCCGCGATCACCGGCGCCCCGTTCATCGGCAACGCCGAGGCGGCCAAAGGCAAGACCTGGAAAGTGCAGTCCACCTGGGACGCCGGCACCACCGGCTACGCCCTGTTCGAGGAATGGTGCCACGGCTTCAAGGAGGCCTCGGGCGGCGAGCTGTCGATTCAACCCTTCGGCGCCAAGGCGGTGGCCGCGGACAACAACGCCCTGTTCGAGTCGGTGCGCACCGGCGTGCTCGACGGCATGAATCCCTTCACCCTTTACTGGTCGGGCAAGATGCCGGCCTCGGTGTTCCTGTCCTCCTACCCGGTGGGGCCGGACCAGCCGGCGCAGTGGGACACCATGTTCTACGGCCTCGGCCTGCTGGAGATGACGCGCAAGATCTACGCGAAATTCGGTCTGGTGTACGTGGGCCCGATCCAGCACGACGCCAACATCATCCACTCCAAGAAGCCGGTGACCAGCGTGGCCGACTTCAAGGGCCTGAAGCTGCGCGTGCCCGGCGGCATGGTCTCGGAAGTGTTCCAGGAGTTCGGCGCCTCCACGGTGAGCCTGCCCGGCTCGGACATCTTCCCGGCGCTGGAGAAGGGCACCATCGACGCGGCCGACTACGTGGGCCCGGCGGTGAACTGGGATCTGGGTTTCGCTCAGGTGACCAAGTACATCCTGTTCGGCCCCCCGGGCCTGATGTCGGTGTACCAGCCGGTGGACCTCATGGACCTGACCGTGAACATGCGTGCGTGGAAGGGCCTGTCGCCGCAGATGCAGCGGCTGGTCGAGGACCGGGTGAAGACCTACTCGGTCAAGCACTACGTGTCGATCCAGAAGCGCAACGTGGAAGCGCTGGTCAAGTTCGAGAAGGCCGGCAGCGTCATCAACCGCCTGAGCGAGGCGGACCTGCAGGCCTTCCGCAAGGCGGCCATCCCGATCTGGTTCAAGTGGGCCAAGAAGGACGCGGACGCGACCGCGGTGTTCAAGCTGCAACTCGACTACATGATGAACCCCATCATGGGCTACGTGGATGCGGCCGACATCAAGGGGCTGAGCCTCTAA
- the rapZ gene encoding RNase adapter RapZ — protein MQIVLISGLSGSGKSIALNVLEDAGYYVVDNLPATLLPQLISTLRGAGYQRLAVAADVRAGASISALPGQIERLHDMVDDLRFIFLEARDETLIQRFSETRRRHPLAEENLTLGEAIARERDLLEPISHLGHRIDTSDTQANTLRAWVKDFMQLEQTAGLTLLFQSFGFKYGIPVDADLVFDVRCLPNPHYDLNLRPLTGRDQPVIDFLEKIPEVGRMFDDIRGFVANWLPAYIRDNRSYLTVAVGCTGGQHRSVYFAERLANHFRDTVRVMVRHRAGARRAHDGRTGNGSGAAR, from the coding sequence ATGCAAATCGTCCTCATCAGTGGCCTGTCCGGTTCGGGCAAGAGTATTGCCCTGAACGTGCTGGAGGATGCCGGCTACTACGTGGTGGACAACCTGCCCGCCACGCTGCTGCCGCAACTCATCTCCACCCTGCGCGGCGCCGGTTACCAGCGCCTGGCGGTGGCGGCGGACGTGCGTGCCGGGGCCTCCATCTCGGCCCTGCCGGGGCAGATCGAGCGCCTCCACGACATGGTCGACGACCTGCGCTTCATCTTCCTCGAGGCGCGCGACGAGACCCTGATCCAGCGTTTCTCCGAGACCCGGCGGCGCCACCCCCTGGCCGAGGAGAACCTCACCCTGGGCGAGGCCATCGCGCGCGAGCGCGACCTGCTCGAGCCGATCTCGCACCTGGGCCACCGCATCGACACCAGCGATACCCAGGCCAACACCCTGCGCGCCTGGGTCAAGGATTTCATGCAGCTGGAGCAGACCGCGGGCCTGACCCTGCTGTTCCAGTCCTTCGGCTTCAAGTACGGCATCCCGGTGGATGCCGACCTGGTGTTCGATGTGCGCTGCCTGCCCAATCCGCACTACGACCTGAACCTGCGCCCGCTCACCGGGCGCGACCAGCCGGTGATCGACTTCCTCGAGAAGATCCCCGAGGTCGGCCGCATGTTCGACGACATCCGCGGCTTCGTCGCCAACTGGCTGCCCGCCTACATCCGCGACAATCGCAGCTACCTCACCGTGGCGGTGGGCTGCACCGGCGGCCAGCATCGCTCGGTGTACTTCGCCGAGCGCCTGGCGAACCACTTTCGTGACACCGTGCGCGTGATGGTGCGCCACCGGGCCGGCGCCCGCCGCGCCCACGACGGCCGCACCGGCAACGGGAGTGGCGCGGCCAGATGA
- a CDS encoding NusG domain II-containing protein — translation MRSAKWREWLGELRPGDGLVVLGGLAFAALAAWHLWQGGAARWAEVRAHGKVVARLPIDRPGTVTVDGPLGKTLIEVAPGRARVKSDPGPRQYCVRQGWLTHAGAVAICAPNQVSLHVLGDSPAYDTLNY, via the coding sequence ATGAGGAGTGCGAAGTGGCGCGAGTGGCTGGGCGAACTGCGGCCCGGTGACGGGCTCGTGGTGCTCGGCGGTCTGGCGTTCGCCGCGCTGGCGGCCTGGCATCTGTGGCAGGGCGGCGCGGCGCGCTGGGCGGAGGTGCGCGCCCATGGCAAGGTGGTGGCGCGCCTGCCCATCGACCGGCCCGGTACGGTGACCGTGGACGGCCCGCTGGGCAAGACCCTGATCGAAGTGGCGCCCGGACGCGCCCGGGTCAAGAGCGATCCGGGGCCGCGCCAGTACTGCGTACGCCAGGGCTGGCTGACCCATGCCGGCGCGGTGGCCATCTGCGCGCCCAACCAGGTCAGCCTGCACGTGCTGGGCGACTCGCCCGCCTATGACACGCTCAACTATTGA
- a CDS encoding Gx transporter family protein — protein sequence MTRSTIELPVTAADQRVARYAAAAIVLSVAEAAIPMPLPGVKPGLGNIITLVVLARWGWREAAWVVLLRVAAASLLLGQFLAPGFFLSLSGALTSLLVLGGAMHLPRRWFGPVSQSVLAAFGHFSGQLLVARLWLVPHEGVFYLVPVFALAAVVFGTVNGLVAARLLHELPPRAA from the coding sequence ATGACACGCTCAACTATTGAACTGCCGGTCACGGCCGCCGACCAGCGCGTGGCCCGCTACGCGGCGGCCGCCATCGTCCTGTCGGTGGCCGAGGCGGCGATCCCGATGCCGCTGCCGGGGGTCAAGCCGGGGCTGGGCAACATCATCACCCTGGTGGTGCTGGCGCGCTGGGGCTGGCGCGAGGCGGCCTGGGTGGTGTTGCTGCGGGTGGCGGCGGCGAGCCTGCTGCTCGGCCAGTTCCTCGCCCCGGGATTCTTCCTCAGCCTGTCCGGTGCCCTCACCAGCCTGCTGGTGCTCGGCGGTGCCATGCACCTGCCGCGGCGCTGGTTCGGCCCGGTGAGCCAGAGCGTGCTGGCCGCCTTCGGCCATTTCAGCGGGCAGTTGCTGGTGGCGCGTCTGTGGCTGGTGCCGCACGAGGGCGTGTTCTACCTGGTGCCGGTGTTCGCCCTGGCGGCGGTGGTGTTCGGCACCGTCAATGGCCTGGTGGCGGCGCGACTGCTGCACGAGCTGCCGCCGCGGGCGGCTTAG
- a CDS encoding VOC family protein: MNTHEKINYLELPACDLEATKAFFSTVFGWSFTDYGPEYTAFDHAGIDGGFYLSDKRARTAEGSVLIVLYSKHLAQTQAKVEAAGGTLIRPVFDFPGGRRFHFTDPSGNELAVWSDVD, encoded by the coding sequence ATGAACACCCACGAGAAGATCAACTACCTGGAACTGCCCGCTTGCGACCTGGAGGCCACCAAGGCCTTCTTCTCGACCGTGTTCGGCTGGAGCTTCACCGACTACGGGCCGGAATACACCGCCTTCGACCATGCCGGCATCGACGGTGGCTTCTACCTGTCGGACAAGCGCGCGCGCACCGCCGAGGGCAGCGTGCTGATCGTGCTCTACAGCAAGCACCTGGCGCAGACCCAGGCCAAGGTCGAAGCGGCCGGCGGCACCCTCATCCGCCCGGTGTTCGACTTTCCCGGTGGCCGGCGTTTCCACTTCACCGACCCCAGCGGCAACGAACTGGCGGTGTGGTCCGACGTGGACTAA